A portion of the Homalodisca vitripennis isolate AUS2020 chromosome 2, UT_GWSS_2.1, whole genome shotgun sequence genome contains these proteins:
- the LOC124354507 gene encoding interferon-inducible double-stranded RNA-dependent protein kinase activator A homolog has product MAVFLGENGELAMGNKTPVTILQEILQKKGLVPHYELIYNGTGTLDPVFKFQVSAEGLSAIGDGKSKKQAKHDAAASLLKRMLNRGPVVDNGGEEVVAEIVVSPYDGSVQTNFVGRLEEICVINRIPFPVYIQVGEEGPPHARIFSMKCQLSSISETATARTKKQAKHLVAQQMIQRVQEILGEEFLSSDNPPEQNDLAEGENMEVSPEERNRSAIENGTFRHSISTLLVDLQDVFHLKPDEFPLSPMFMELPQQPEGFYKKMEDPIEFLTTLVNSLGGIRRIVEVTQTDLQEALVEINQCCMNWDTISEEEDNELDEEESPNEESEESKKQESEECFDEVRFKPPERYDLSDSDSNVPEIENLKEETDDKKDSEALSNLNLEDFSFPWLVNKSGLLAEKACVVLLIIECPQGKWSFYGYDNSKEEAESRAAIRAILFLRCLALPTWNPPVLEDCEQ; this is encoded by the coding sequence ATGGCTGTGTTTCTCGGAGAGAATGGAGAACTGGCTATGGGAAACAAGACACCAGTTACAATCCTGCAGGAGATTCTACAGAAGAAAGGTCTCGTACCACATTATGAGTTGATATACAATGGTACAGGAACCCTGGATCCTGTgttcaagtttcaagtctctgcTGAGGGCTTGTCAGCAATTGGGGATGGAAAGTCGAAGAAACAGGCTAAGCATGATGCAGCGGCTTCACTCCTGAAGAGAATGCTGAATCGGGGACCTGTTGTTGATAATGGCGGAGAGGAAGTGGTAGCAGAGATCGTTGTGTCACCATATGATGGATCTGTTCAGACAAACTTTGTTGGACGTTTGGAGGAGATTTGCGTCATCAATAGGATACCATTCCCAGTTTATATACAGGTAGGGGAAGAAGGGCCACCCCATGCAAGGATTTTCTCAATGAAATGTCAATTATCATCTATTTCAGAAACAGCCACTGCAAGAACTAAGAAACAGGCAAAGCATCTTGTTGCGCAACAGATGATCCAAAGAGTTCAAGAGATTTTGGGTGAGGAGTTTCTCTCTTCTGATAATCCTCCAGAACAGAATGACCTAGCAGAAGGTGAGAATATGGAAGTTTCCCCCGAGGAACGGAACCGTTCGGCCATTGAAAATGGAACCTTTCGGCACAGTATTTCAACATTATTAGTTGACTTACAGGACGTTTTTCACCTCAAACCTGATGAATTTCCACTCTCCCCAATGTTCATGGAGCTGCCTCAACAGCCAGAGGGATTCTATAAGAAGATGGAAGATCCCATAGAGTTTCTCACAACATTGGTGAACAGCCTCGGTGGAATCAGGCGGATAGTGGAGGTGACACAAACAGACCTCCAAGAGGCTTTAGTGGAGATAAATCAGTGTTGCATGAACTGGGACACTATTTCGGAAGAAGAAGACAACGAACTGGATGAAGAAGAATCTCCAAATGAAGAATCTGAAGAATCCAAAAAACAAGAGAGTGAAGAGTGTTTTGATGAAGTTAGATTTAAACCTCCAGAAAGATATGACTTGAGTGATTCAGATAGTAATGTACCtgaaatagaaaatttgaaaGAAGAGACTGATGATAAGAAAGATTCTGAAGctttgagtaatttaaatttggaagATTTCAGTTTCCCTTGGTTGGTCAATAAAAGTGGACTTCTGGCTGAAAAAGCTTGTGTAGTGCTATTAATAATAGAGTGTCCCCAAGGAAAGTGGAGTTTTTATGGTTATGATAATTCGAAAGAGGAGGCTGAATCAAGAGCTGCCATTCGTGCCATCTTGTTTCTCCGATGTTTGGCCCTCCCAACATGGAATCCACCTGTATTGGAGGATTGcgaacaataa